One genomic segment of Stigmatopora argus isolate UIUO_Sarg chromosome 1, RoL_Sarg_1.0, whole genome shotgun sequence includes these proteins:
- the LOC144083402 gene encoding dual specificity protein phosphatase 7-like gives MSNVKPSKTVEWLQVELELGATSVLLLDCRAHELYESSHIEGAISVVIPALMLRRFKKGNIPIRTIIPNLEGKENFTRRCQTDTVVLYDESTVSWPDSGTPSSVLGLLLQKLWEDGCKAYYLEGGFVKFHTDYPEHCETLLDSSCPSSSPPLSFLGFGNLRLSSDCSDGESDREPISATDLDESPLLSNQPSFPVQILPYLYLGCAKDSTNLDVLGQHNIKYILNVTPNLPNMFEHDGRFRYKQIPISDHWSQNLSQFFPEAISFIDEARSKQCSILVHCLAGISRSVTVTVAYLMQRLNLSLNDAYDFVKRKKSNISPNFNFMGQLLDFERTLGLHSPCDNRSTSEEQLFFTTPTNHNVFQLDTLNST, from the exons ATGTCTAATGTGAAGCCGAGTAAGACCGTGGAATGGCTGCAAGTGGAGTTGGAATTGGGGGCCACTTCTGTGCTCCTCCTAGACTGCCGCGCACACGAGCTCTACGAGTCTTCTCACATCGAGGGAGCCATCAGCGTGGTCATCCCGGCTCTGATGCTGCGCAGGTTCAAGAAAGGAAACATTCCCATACGGACCATCATTCCCAACCTCGAGGGCAAAGAGAATTTCACGCGCCGATGTCAAACGGACACGGTGGTCCTGTACGACGAGAGCACCGTCAGCTGGCCGGACAGTGGAACCCCGTCGTCCGTTTTGGGTTTGCTTCTTCAAAAACTGTGGGAGGATGGCTGTAAAGCCTACTACCTGGAAG GTGGGTTTGTCAAATTCCACACAGACTACCCAGAACACTGCGAGACGCTCCTCGACAGCTCCTGTCCTAGCTCTTCTCCTCCGCTCTCCTTTCTTGGATTTGGAAATTTACGGCTAAGCTCAGACTGTTCGGATGGGGAATCTGACCGAGAACCCATCAGTGCCACAGACTTGGACGAGAGCCCACTCCTCAGCAATCAGCCCTCCTTCCCTGTCCAGATCTTACCTTACCTTTACCTGGGCTGTGCCAAAGACTCAACTAACCTAGATGTTCTGGGCCAACACAACATCAAGTACATCCTGAACGTCACACCCAATCTCCCCAACATGTTTGAACATGACGGACGTTTCAGGTATAAACAGATCCCTATCTCGGACCACTGGAGTCAAAATCTCTCCCAGTTCTTCCCAGAGGCCATATCATTTATTG ATGAAGCTCGATCCAAGCAGTGCAGCATTCTGGTTCACTGTCTAGCCGGCATCAGCCGCTCTGTGACCGTCACCGTGGCTTACTTGATGCAAAGACTCAACCTGTCGCTCAATGATGCCTATGACTTTGTCAAAAGAAAGAAGTCAAATATATCCCCAAACTTTAATTTCATGGGTCAGCTGTTGGACTTTGAGCGGACACTGGGGTTGCACAGTCCCTGTGACAACCGCTCCACCAGCGAAGAGCAGCTCTTCTTCACTACACCAACCAATCATAACGTCTTTCAGCTGGACACACTGAACTCTACATAA
- the tnnc1a gene encoding troponin C type 1a (slow) — protein sequence MNDIYKAAVEQLTDEQKNEFKAAFDIFVQDAEDGCISTKELGKVMRMLGQNPTPEELQEMIDEVDEDGSGTVDFDEFLVMMVRCMKDDSKGKSEEELAELFRMFDKNADGYIDLDELKMMLESTGEAITEDDIEELMKDGDKNNDGKIDYDEFLEFMKGVE from the exons ATGAACGACATCTATAAGGCAGCG GTTGAGCAGCTGACTGACGAACAGAAAAATG AGTTCAAGGCTGCCTTTGATATTTTCGTACAAGATGCAGAGGATGGCTGCATTAGCACCAAGGAACTGGGGAAGGTGATgaggatgttaggccagaaccCCACACCAGAGGAGCTCCAGGAGATGATTGATGAGGTGGATGAAGATG GTAGCGGCACAGTGGATTTTGATGAGTTCCTGGTCATGATGGTGAGATGCATGAAGGATGACAGCAAAGGGAAATCGGAGGAGGAACTGGCAGAGTTGTTTCGCATGTTTGACAA AAATGCAGATGGTTATATCGACCTGGACGAGTTGAAGATGATGCTGGAATCAACAGGAGAAGCAATTACAGAGGATGACATCGAGGAACTGATGAAAGACGGGGACAAGAACAACGATGGCAAAATTGACTATGACG AGTTCTTGGAGTTCATGAAAGGAGTGGAGTAA